The Triticum aestivum cultivar Chinese Spring chromosome 5A, IWGSC CS RefSeq v2.1, whole genome shotgun sequence genomic sequence aggaggaccatgggttgaactttggggcgactggctccatcgcgtatacgtcccgtagcgcacgctttcgctcccgcttgggaatgtgggttgcgtatatcatgttcaccgtccgcacttgtgtgggaaagcccttctgtccattgttgttcggctgCTTAGGCtcctcatcgtcgctgtgcagccccttgtctctgtttttggcccttaacttgcctgcctactgaacacccaacaatccctgttagtgtgattggctggcctttcgggggtgccatgtatctggcacaagcgatcgagtattcggtccaaactggacgggccctgagtattctttttgaatgcctttttccgctgaccggatttatagcctttgaatccggcattgactgccgtgtcttcattgttgtcgctgctagcgcggcgtttttgcttattccaaCATGTcttgccacttttgtccttggtatcagaattaccagggttctttgataagttgttactgcgagctagccagctgtcttctcccgtgcaaaagcgggtcatgagtgtcgtgagggctgccatggatttcggcttttcatgtcccaggtgccgggcaagccattcgtcgcggatgttatgcttgaaggctgctagggcctctgcgtccggacagtcgactatctggtttttctttgttaggaaccgtgtccagaattgtctggccgattcctctggctgttgaattatgtggcttaagtcgtcgtcatccggtggtcgcacgtaagtgccctggaagttgtcgaggaatgcggcttccaggtcctcccaagaaccaattgagtctgctggcaagctgttaagccaatgccgggccggtcccttaagtttgagtgggaggtatttgatggcatgtagatcatcgccgcgtgccatgtggatgtgaaggagataatcctcgatccataccgccggatctgttgtgccatcgtatgattcgatgtttacgggtttgaaaccctctgggattttatgatccattacttcattcgtgaagcatagcgggtgtgcggcgcctctatactgggctatatcacgacgcagctcggaagagctatgtctgttgtgttcggcccggccggatttgttgtatccggagtgaagatcattgtcacatgccgtagggcgcctgcgcgatccgtagatcgatcttgtttgtcttgccttatcctccagtatgtctcgcaggtctggcacattttcccgtgccttagttgagcggcgtcggggcatggcttgggtggagggccgagaggcctctctgtcgcggccgcgaggtggccggtctgccatgtcatgcgctggtgatgtaggtgcttcctcctctgatcggggtagcggcctgcgcttcgggtaactcttggaggggcgttcgagttcatactcttcggccgcaaggacttcagtccatctgtcagctagcaaatcttgggcagctctaagctgttgctgcttttcttgaggctgcttgccgtggctaaaagcctgcgtttaaaacgctcttgttcggcggggtctgatggtatgacgaattcgtcgtcatcgaggcttgcctcgtcttcggagggaggcgtatagttatcatcctcgacctcttggtctgccgctctctcatgagggctggcttctccatcttcctgtgccgaatcttgctgaggtgggtgttcttcggcgctatccggggtagtattatttctcgtgccggaatcaccgtttttgctttggcgggatttagagtggcgccgctgacgccggcgctttggctgtttcttgggggcgtcatcccccactgttccatcgccatctccatcttttggagtatccaccatatatatgtcatatgacgaggtggccttccagtgccctacaggtgctggttcctgttcgtctcctacatcgtcgtccatgccatcgatgtcttcggagccgaagtcaagcatgtcggttagatcgtcgacagtggctacaaagtgggtggtgggtgggctttgaatttcctcatcgtccgtatctcaccctcgctgaccgtagtccggccagggctctcctgataaagagagagacttaagagaattcaggatgtcgccaaaaggcgaatgctgaaagatgtctgcggcggtgaactccattactggcgtcccactcggattcgattggcaggggcgcggggggctcggagttcggagagggattcgctcctcggagtcacgggccatgcggagtgcggggctggagttcggctcgatcgcctctgagatcgcagcccctgaggcagcgtccaaccgctgatcctcgatcggcgcagtaggttccgaatcaatggtcgaaaccgatgcgtgtgcggcctccaaggtgctgtttggcggcagagctatatcgtgcccatcgagatagtgcggcacgcttggctgtggctcgaatccgtcgaagatcaagtctccgcggatgtcagccgtgtagtttaggcttccaaacctgactgatggccaggggcgtagcttcgatctgctcaaggtggccaagcgaattgtcccgcagtgcgaagccgccgaagacgaagatctgtccgggaaggaaagtctcaccccggactgcatcgttgttgaagatcgaaggagacatcgggcctaaaggcgacgacacagaggaactctcaatgaaagcaccaatgtcggtgtcaaaaccggcggatctcgggtagtgggtcccgaactgtgcgtctaggccggatggtaacaggaggcagggaacacgatgttttacccaggttcgggccctcttgatggaggtaaaaccctacgtcctgcttgattaatattgatgatatgggtagtacaagagtagatctaccacgagatcaaggaggctaaaccctagaagctagcctatggtatgattgttgtatatggagttgattgcctacggactacaaccctccagtttatatagacaccggatagggttagggttacatagagtcggttacaatggtaggagatcttgaatatccgcatcgccaagcttgccttccacgccaaggaaagtcccatccggacacgggacgaagtcttcaatcttgtatcttcatagtccaggagtccggttgaaggtatagtccggttacccgaacaccccttaatccaggactccctcaggagcctttggtcctggttcaagccaccaaccgggaccaatggtggtgggccaggagcggtgcccattggtcccggttcatcccaccaaccgggaccaaaaggtccagatgaaccgggaccaatggcccacgtggcccggccggccccctgggctcatgaaccgggaccaatgcccacattggtcccggttctggactgaaccgggactaatgggctgacccggcctggaccaaagccctgttttctactagtgatgtgtGCTCGATGGCCTTCCTCCGGTCTTGGCAAAACCGGTGGATTCATCGCCGATGGCACCCTCTGACATTCGCAAGGTGCACCGTCCATGTCTGCAGCTCCGTCATAGCGCATTTGTTTTGCGCCTCcggctttgtgcggcttcatcatccacgacgaccacaccatcgaccactgctacatcaccatgatcggctaccttgacattaatggctacgtctacagcaactcatcggcaacaactccagtcaacagcgtCCGCCTCGTCACTTGCGTCGACGACACTCCTGTTGTGACTGCGGGAGGAAATAGAGGAGAAGACGGggaaggcaccagaaggggacgcAGTCACCGCCCTAGGTGCCGACCCATCAGCTATCAGAGACGCAGTTAATGATGGTGCAGCAGAGAGGACGGCAGAAGCGCAAGACTTCAAATTCAGTCGCAATCGTccgcttcactcccgctacgactgagggggaatgttagaatATAAATATGTTTAAGATAGAGATAAGGAGATAGAGATAGAATAGCTTTAACCATGTACGACTTGccctctactccaagtctctctccCTCATATTGTACTTTATATATACCCCACACTTGGGTCGGATCAAAACAACAACATAACAATATTCATCCATCCTACAATTTCTACAGGGGGCTATAACTGGGCCGTGAGATATTGCCCAAACGGTTGCAATAAGGATTATGCCGATTCAATATCTCTTTTTCTATATCTTCAATCTGCCAATGCCGAAGATGTGAAGGTGAAATACACGCTCAGTCTACTTGACAAGAATGGACAACCTGTGCCTTCATACAGCCGTACCTCCAGCGCTATACGCACCTTCTCAAGGAAAGTTACAAACTGGGGCTACAATGAGTTCATCAAGAAGGCTGATCTGGAGGGGTCGGCGCATCTCATGGACGACTGTCTCAGCATCAGGTGCGATCTCACCATCATCCACGACGAAGAAACAAGGGTTCCTCCAAGCGACCTGCACCAGCATCTCGGAGACCTCCTCAAGAATAAGGATGCCGCAGACCTCACCATTCAGGTCGGCGGAGAGACATTCTCTACCCACAGGTGCGTCCTTGCTGCTCGGTCATCTGTCTTCAAGGCGGAGCTCctcggcgccatgaaggagagttCTGCAGCTAGTCCTATTGAAATTTGTGACATGGAAGCTGATGTGTTCAAGTCCTTGCTCAACTTCATATACACCGATTCAGTCTCTCCAGTGCTTGATGTGGTGATGGCTAGCCATCTGCTAGTGGCGGCTGACAGGTACAATATTGAGAGGCTGAAGCAGATATGTGAGCAGAAACTGTGCAATCAAATTGATTCCGGCATGGTGGCCACCAGTTTGGCTCTGGCCGAGCAGCATGGTTTCCATCGTCTCAAAGAAGCTTGTTTGCAATTCCTTGCTTCTCCTTCCAATTTCAAGGCTATGATGGTAACCGACGGTTATGAGCATCTCAAGTCCAGCTGCCCATCGGTTCTCAAGGAGCTGATAGCTAGAATTCTCCCGGCTGAATGGGACGTGGCAAAGGATATGGTTATGGAGATTTAGTAGTAATGCATTTGGTACTTTTATCATATATGGCATCCAAACTTGTAGTACGTACTAATGGTTATGCTACTTATCTATGTATGGCTGCATATTTATGTTCCAGAACAAAAATGCTACTTATCAATCACATTCAGTCTACTCATGTGAGTAGCTAGAACGGTTAATTTCTTTCcttgcgagaaaaaagaaagtagTAGTATTTAGACTGCACATCCACACACCTTGCTTATCCATTGTGTATTAGTTTAATTATTGAGTTGATGACCAAATGACAAGAGCTGGTGATGGCGCCGTTGGTCATAGCTGCCCTGTTTTGTAGCGACCGGTGACTAGAATGGTAGTTTGCATGTGTCCTTAATACATCACTACTAGCTGCTTATGTTGCTTCGTTCTATCCGGTTATTACCACGCATCTGTATTTCTGCACTGAAGAACTGAATGTAAAGTATGGATGCCGTGTATGTAGACTTTGGGACCTTGGGAAAGTTGTAATTCTACTACCATGCACCCTCACCTTTTATCTAGACCATCCAATTTTGCATCAAAGAactaagcaaaaaaagaaaaaggaaaactacatGTAATCCTCAAGCATTCACCATTATATTTTCTCTTAGCTATAGTTCTAACCAGCATTTGTTGTTATTTCCCTCTAAATACTAGCTGTAATGCATGCAGCTGTGTATATCGCAGCTTTATTACCTAAACACAAGATATATCATCCACAAGAAGTTGCAGAATAGAATCTGGGGCATCCTCCAGCCACAATAACTTAGCTCATGCTCTACGAAATTTGCTTCCTGAGCACAGTGCTCAATCTTGACATTCCTTGACCTTCCCAGAGCCCCGAATCAGCTACTTGCATCGTTTTCGAAAAATAGAGGATAGGTGCAGATTATCATCTCCTGAACCACTACAACTACAAGGCAGTCTGATTGCACGATTATAGAATGAGGCTCTGTTTGTTTCAAAAGTCttaggacttttttaagtcccaacttataagtctcaagtccctaaaaagtccctacctgtttggttcctgagacttaacatggactaaaagactatattacaactataagtccctataagtccctcct encodes the following:
- the LOC123108007 gene encoding BTB/POZ and MATH domain-containing protein 2-like; its protein translation is MAEHCKISAAIVAGSEEKSCVLKVDGYSRSKALLKNGKWRTSAHFGVGGGYNWAVRYCPNGCNKDYADSISLFLYLQSANAEDVKVKYTLSLLDKNGQPVPSYSRTSSAIRTFSRKVTNWGYNEFIKKADLEGSAHLMDDCLSIRCDLTIIHDEETRVPPSDLHQHLGDLLKNKDAADLTIQVGGETFSTHRCVLAARSSVFKAELLGAMKESSAASPIEICDMEADVFKSLLNFIYTDSVSPVLDVVMASHLLVAADRYNIERLKQICEQKLCNQIDSGMVATSLALAEQHGFHRLKEACLQFLASPSNFKAMMVTDGYEHLKSSCPSVLKELIARILPAEWDVAKDMVMEI